From Xiphophorus hellerii strain 12219 chromosome 9, Xiphophorus_hellerii-4.1, whole genome shotgun sequence, a single genomic window includes:
- the LOC116725280 gene encoding interferon-induced protein with tetratricopeptide repeats 2-like produces MSSDEMLKSRLNALQSHFTWDLKSSRQNLTYLRIRLEDIGTEEGNFWLGHVYNLLGFIQYQLGSSEDALNLFNRAAETFQRQKNADEGPWLMVNFGNLAWLHHHLGEDEKSEDYLSKVDGLMRKYPAPPELERHPEVLAEKAWTLMKFDKEKKLEAAELFQRAIEMQPDTVEWQSSYAILSAQSLEESIEKLFAGNLEELRSAKERDPDNLCIAALYLEAKAASIKREARELAERILERPINNYCGIDVLLSLYMKHISKDEAVDIAKEALRRHPDSRYVKRAAAKYYTKKILSNCSNPDPRRIKETISLWEEVVDAYPESSLKERLALADVQAKIDKEEAEQIYKELLEQRQDLDPAGKQMLYCRYAKYLFFMKNNSCESTEYHMRAAEIQEESKYRHSSITELKKTLTRETSRRNGDADLCKRIKELLARLGIQPATQNH; encoded by the exons ATGAG TTCTGATGAAATGTTGAAGTCCAGACTCAACGCCCTGCAGAGCCACTTCACCTGGGATCTGAAATCCAGCCGGCAAAACCTGACCTACCTGAGAATCCGACTGGAGGACATCGGCACTGAAGAGGGAAACTTCTGGCTGGGTCACGTCTACAACCTGCTGGGCTTCATCCAGTACCAGCTGGGCTCCTCTGAAGACGCCCTGAACCTCTTCAACCGGGCCGCTGAGACCTTCCAGAGGCAGAAAAACGCTGATGAAGGTCCCTGGTTGATGGTGAACTTTGGGAATCTGGCCTGGCTGCACCATCACCTGGGAGAAGATGAGAAGAGTGAAGACTACCTGTCAAAGGTCGACGGTCTGATGAGGAAATACCCAGCTCCACCTGAGTTAGAGCGCCACCCAGAGGTCTTAGCTGAGAAGGCCTGGACCCTGATGAAGTTTGATAAAGAGAAGAAGCTGGAGGCTGCAGAGCTCTTCCAGAGAGCCATCGAGATGCAGCCGGACACCGTGGAGTGGCAGAGCAGCTACGCCATACTATCAGCACAAAGTCTAGAAGAAAGCATAGAGAAACTGTTCGCTGGCAACCTGGAAGAGCTGAGATCAGCCAAAGAACGAGATCCAGATAACTTATGCATTGCTGCTCTTTATCTGGAGGCCAAAGCTGCGTCAATTAAGCGTGAAGCAAGAGAGTTAGCTGAAAGGATCCTAGAGAGGCCGATTAACAACTACTGTGGCATCGATGTACTACTGAGTCTTTACATGAAGCACATCTCTAAAGATGAAGCTGTTGACATAGCCAAAGAGGCTCTGAGGAGACATCCAGACTCACGATACGTGAAAAGGGCGGCTGCAAAGTACTACACTAAAAAGATTTTATCTAATTGCAGCAATCCTGACCCCAGAAGGATCAAAGAAACAATCAGTCTGTGGGAGGAAGTGGTTGATGCTTATCCTGAATCCTCCCTTAAAGAAAGATTAGCTCTAGCAGACGTACAGGCAAAGATAGATAAAGAGGAAGCTGAGCAGATTTACAAAGAGCTGCTGGAACAAAGACAAGATCTGGATCCAGCAGGAAAACAGATGCTTTACTGTCGCTACgccaaatatttattctttatgaaaaataacagcTGCGAGTCAACTGAGTACCACATGAGGGCAGCAGAGATCCAAGAAGAGTCAAAATATCGACATTCCAGCATCACAGAACTGAAGAAGACCTTAACAAGAGAAACTTCCAGAAGAAACGGAGACGCTGATCTGTGCAAACGCATCAAGGAGCTTCTGGCCAGACTGGGAATTCAACCTGCAACCCAGAACCACTGA
- the LOC116726459 gene encoding interferon-induced protein with tetratricopeptide repeats 2-like isoform X1: protein MSSSTETSESRLNALQSHFTWELQPSRSKQTYLRDALGDISTEEGNFWLGHVYNLLGFIQYQLGSSEDALNLFNRAAETFQRQKNADEGPWLMVNFGNLAWLHHHLGEDEKSEDYLSKVDGLMRKYPAPPELERHPEVLAEKAWTLMKFDKEKKLEAAELFQRAIEMQPDTVEWQSSYAILSTEFLTDNLQKLNADRLEMLRSANEQDPDDLCIAALYLEARAANGEIVHGEARVLAGKLKEKPVNSYSGISPLLRLNKRFKLEDDAEESPDEALNQTQQQRSDAESLTKKILSKDYRTDSNEINGAIRLWEEVIHNDPQPKLEDKITLASIHAKLDAKKAEQIYKELLEQRQDLDLARKQMLYNVYAKHLFFMKNNSCESTEYHMRAAEIQEESKYRHSSITELKKTLTRETSRRNGDADLCKRIKELLARLGIQPATQNH, encoded by the exons ATGAG CAGCTCTACAGAGACTTCAGAGTCCAGGCTGAACGCGCTGCAGAGCCACTTCACCTGGGAGCTCCAACCCTCCAGGTCCAAACAGACCTACCTCCGGGACGCACTGGGAGACATCAGCACTGAGGAGGGGAACTTCTGGCTGGGTCACGTCTACAACCTGCTGGGCTTCATCCAGTACCAGCTGGGCTCCTCTGAAGACGCCCTGAACCTCTTCAACCGGGCCGCTGAGACCTTCCAGAGGCAGAAAAACGCTGATGAAGGTCCCTGGTTGATGGTGAACTTTGGGAATCTGGCCTGGCTGCACCATCACCTGGGAGAAGATGAGAAGAGTGAAGACTACCTGTCAAAGGTCGACGGTCTGATGAGGAAATACCCAGCTCCACCTGAGTTAGAGCGCCACCCAGAGGTCTTAGCTGAGAAGGCCTGGACCCTGATGAAGTTTGATAAAGAGAAGAAGCTGGAGGCTGCAGAGCTCTTCCAGAGAGCCATCGAGATGCAGCCGGACACCGTGGAGTGGCAGAGCAGCTACGCCATACTATCAACAGAGTTCCTCACAGACAACTTACAGAAGCTGAACGCTGACCGGCTGGAGATGCTGAGATCTGCCAACGAACAGGACCCAGATGACTTATGCATTGCTGCTCTTTATCTGGAGGCCAGAGCTGCAAACGGAGAAATCGTCCATGGTGAAGCTCGAGTTTTGGCTGGAAAGCTGAAAGAGAAACCTGTCAACAGCTACAGCGGAATCAGCCCATTGCTGCGTCTGAACAAAAGGTTTAAACTGGAAGACGACGCTGAAGAATCTCCAGATGAAGCTCTGAATCAAACCCAACAGCAAAGATCTGATGCAGAGAGTCTCACAAAGAAGATCCTTTCTAAGGACTACAGAACTGACAGCAACGAGATCAACGGAGCAATCAGACTCTGGGAGGAAGTGATTCATAATGATCCTCAACCCAAACTTGAAGATAAAATCACTTTGGCGTCCATACATGCAAAGCTAGACGCAAAGAAAGCTGAGCAGATTTACAAAGAGCTGCTGGAACAAAGACAAGATCTGGATCTAGCAAGAAAACAGATGCTTTACAACGTCTACGCCAAACATCTattctttatgaaaaataacagcTGCGAGTCAACTGAGTACCACATGAGGGCAGCAGAGATCCAAGAAGAGTCAAAATATCGACATTCCAGCATCACAGAACTGAAGAAGACCTTAACAAGAGAAACTTCCAGAAGAAACGGAGACGCTGATCTGTGCAAACGCATCAAGGAGCTTCTGGCCAGACTGGGAATTCAACCTGCAACCCAGAACCACTGA
- the LOC116726459 gene encoding interferon-induced protein with tetratricopeptide repeats 2-like isoform X2: MSSTETSESRLNALQSHFTWELQPSRSKQTYLRDALGDISTEEGNFWLGHVYNLLGFIQYQLGSSEDALNLFNRAAETFQRQKNADEGPWLMVNFGNLAWLHHHLGEDEKSEDYLSKVDGLMRKYPAPPELERHPEVLAEKAWTLMKFDKEKKLEAAELFQRAIEMQPDTVEWQSSYAILSTEFLTDNLQKLNADRLEMLRSANEQDPDDLCIAALYLEARAANGEIVHGEARVLAGKLKEKPVNSYSGISPLLRLNKRFKLEDDAEESPDEALNQTQQQRSDAESLTKKILSKDYRTDSNEINGAIRLWEEVIHNDPQPKLEDKITLASIHAKLDAKKAEQIYKELLEQRQDLDLARKQMLYNVYAKHLFFMKNNSCESTEYHMRAAEIQEESKYRHSSITELKKTLTRETSRRNGDADLCKRIKELLARLGIQPATQNH, encoded by the exons ATGAG CTCTACAGAGACTTCAGAGTCCAGGCTGAACGCGCTGCAGAGCCACTTCACCTGGGAGCTCCAACCCTCCAGGTCCAAACAGACCTACCTCCGGGACGCACTGGGAGACATCAGCACTGAGGAGGGGAACTTCTGGCTGGGTCACGTCTACAACCTGCTGGGCTTCATCCAGTACCAGCTGGGCTCCTCTGAAGACGCCCTGAACCTCTTCAACCGGGCCGCTGAGACCTTCCAGAGGCAGAAAAACGCTGATGAAGGTCCCTGGTTGATGGTGAACTTTGGGAATCTGGCCTGGCTGCACCATCACCTGGGAGAAGATGAGAAGAGTGAAGACTACCTGTCAAAGGTCGACGGTCTGATGAGGAAATACCCAGCTCCACCTGAGTTAGAGCGCCACCCAGAGGTCTTAGCTGAGAAGGCCTGGACCCTGATGAAGTTTGATAAAGAGAAGAAGCTGGAGGCTGCAGAGCTCTTCCAGAGAGCCATCGAGATGCAGCCGGACACCGTGGAGTGGCAGAGCAGCTACGCCATACTATCAACAGAGTTCCTCACAGACAACTTACAGAAGCTGAACGCTGACCGGCTGGAGATGCTGAGATCTGCCAACGAACAGGACCCAGATGACTTATGCATTGCTGCTCTTTATCTGGAGGCCAGAGCTGCAAACGGAGAAATCGTCCATGGTGAAGCTCGAGTTTTGGCTGGAAAGCTGAAAGAGAAACCTGTCAACAGCTACAGCGGAATCAGCCCATTGCTGCGTCTGAACAAAAGGTTTAAACTGGAAGACGACGCTGAAGAATCTCCAGATGAAGCTCTGAATCAAACCCAACAGCAAAGATCTGATGCAGAGAGTCTCACAAAGAAGATCCTTTCTAAGGACTACAGAACTGACAGCAACGAGATCAACGGAGCAATCAGACTCTGGGAGGAAGTGATTCATAATGATCCTCAACCCAAACTTGAAGATAAAATCACTTTGGCGTCCATACATGCAAAGCTAGACGCAAAGAAAGCTGAGCAGATTTACAAAGAGCTGCTGGAACAAAGACAAGATCTGGATCTAGCAAGAAAACAGATGCTTTACAACGTCTACGCCAAACATCTattctttatgaaaaataacagcTGCGAGTCAACTGAGTACCACATGAGGGCAGCAGAGATCCAAGAAGAGTCAAAATATCGACATTCCAGCATCACAGAACTGAAGAAGACCTTAACAAGAGAAACTTCCAGAAGAAACGGAGACGCTGATCTGTGCAAACGCATCAAGGAGCTTCTGGCCAGACTGGGAATTCAACCTGCAACCCAGAACCACTGA